Proteins co-encoded in one Klebsiella michiganensis genomic window:
- a CDS encoding transcriptional regulator, which yields MVVKDTYYNDSKVNSLIQRELDEFILNYKHTTYAYAVMNKKDPSQMRIINNNPQWFNIYLENKYQFIDPVIVRSLSSLEDFSWDSGMMVSSGYTLKRIFDEGSQHNIVQGHTYPLHDYVNNLVVLSLISHQPSEVNLTENREAVIAFFIKLHQKMLNLYSDIRQKKNVFLSPREQQILQWVYAGKTYAEIAVILSITERTVKFHMGNAMKKLGVNNARHAVKLSIELRLLDA from the coding sequence ATGGTTGTGAAGGACACTTATTATAACGACAGCAAAGTAAACTCATTAATTCAGCGCGAACTTGATGAATTTATTCTGAATTACAAACATACGACCTACGCGTATGCTGTGATGAATAAGAAAGACCCTTCCCAAATGCGTATTATTAATAACAATCCGCAATGGTTTAACATTTATCTCGAAAACAAATATCAATTTATTGACCCAGTGATTGTCCGGTCTCTCAGTAGCCTGGAGGATTTTTCATGGGACAGCGGGATGATGGTCTCATCCGGGTATACGCTGAAGCGTATTTTTGACGAAGGTTCGCAGCACAACATTGTGCAGGGGCATACATACCCGCTCCATGATTATGTGAATAACCTTGTCGTGCTTTCACTGATCAGCCATCAGCCTTCGGAAGTCAATCTCACTGAAAACCGTGAGGCAGTGATTGCCTTCTTTATCAAACTGCACCAAAAGATGCTGAATTTATACAGCGATATTCGACAGAAAAAGAATGTTTTCCTGTCGCCCCGTGAACAGCAAATTCTGCAGTGGGTGTACGCCGGAAAAACCTATGCGGAAATCGCCGTCATACTGTCAATTACCGAACGCACGGTTAAATTTCATATGGGCAATGCCATGAAAAAACTCGGCGTTAATAATGCTCGTCACGCGGTTAAACTCAGTATCGAACTCAGACTGCTGGATGCCTGA
- a CDS encoding dihydropteridine reductase (catalyzes the reduction of nitroaromatic compounds such as nitrofurazone, quinones and the anti-tumor agent CB1954; NAD(P)H-dependent; oxygen insensitive), producing the protein MNIIDAASRRYATKAFDASKKIAAEDVDKIKNLLRLSPSSTNSQPWHFMLASSDEGKARIAKATTGPYAANEPKVLNASHVVVFCAKTVYDDAHLQTLLQKEQEDGRFATEQAKEGQHKGRSFYANKHRFDMKDAQHWMEKQVYLNLGTLLLGVSTLNIDAVPIEGFDAAALDAEFGLREKGLTSVVMVALGYRSVEDFNAGLPKSRLDFSQILTEI; encoded by the coding sequence ATGAATATTATTGATGCTGCCTCCCGCCGTTATGCCACGAAAGCTTTTGATGCGTCTAAAAAAATTGCCGCTGAAGATGTGGATAAAATTAAAAATCTGTTGCGCCTGAGCCCATCCAGCACCAACTCACAGCCGTGGCATTTCATGCTGGCCAGCAGTGATGAAGGCAAGGCGCGCATTGCCAAAGCGACCACCGGGCCTTACGCGGCAAACGAGCCTAAAGTGCTCAATGCATCGCATGTCGTGGTGTTCTGCGCCAAAACGGTTTATGACGATGCGCACCTGCAAACGCTGCTGCAAAAAGAGCAGGAAGATGGCCGTTTTGCCACGGAGCAGGCAAAAGAAGGGCAGCACAAAGGCCGCTCTTTCTATGCCAATAAACACCGTTTTGACATGAAAGATGCGCAGCACTGGATGGAGAAGCAGGTTTACCTCAACCTGGGCACGCTGCTGCTGGGCGTTTCCACCCTGAACATTGATGCCGTGCCGATTGAAGGCTTTGATGCCGCCGCGCTGGACGCAGAGTTTGGCCTGCGTGAAAAAGGGCTGACCAGCGTGGTGATGGTGGCGCTGGGCTACCGCAGCGTGGAAGATTTTAATGCCGGGTTGCCGAAGTCACGCCTCGACTTTAGTCAGATTCTGACTGAAATCTAA
- a CDS encoding antibiotic biosynthesis monooxygenase, which produces MAMTETLTIIAMLKAKAGQQENLKAALKALVAPSRLEPGCLDYTLFQLKQEPDRFYVRESWRGQQALDLHNSLPHFQAFVTQMDALLAEPLKLVPLDEVAL; this is translated from the coding sequence ATGGCGATGACCGAAACCCTGACCATTATTGCGATGCTGAAAGCAAAGGCGGGCCAGCAGGAGAATCTCAAAGCCGCGTTGAAAGCGCTGGTTGCGCCTAGCCGCCTTGAGCCGGGCTGCCTCGACTACACGCTTTTTCAGCTTAAACAAGAGCCTGATAGGTTTTATGTTCGCGAGTCGTGGCGGGGTCAGCAGGCGCTCGACCTGCACAATTCGCTGCCTCACTTCCAGGCGTTTGTGACACAGATGGACGCGCTGCTGGCGGAGCCGCTGAAGCTGGTGCCGCTGGACGAAGTGGCCCTTTAA
- a CDS encoding NADPH:quinone reductase, translating to MKAIAITRAAKDGSNIDALQDITLPKPVAQGHDILVAVNAISVNPVDTKVRSGFSGDAPRVLGWDAVGTVVEVGEAVTLFKPGDAVWYAGSLTRPGSNSEFQLVDERIAALKPQSVENAAAAALPLTAITAWEMLFDRLGIPENGGEDDVLLIVGAAGGVGSILTQLARRLTKATVIGTASRPESQKWVTELGAHHVINHSQPLTEELQRIGIKHVTHVASLTNTEQHYAQLIEALIPQGKFALIDDPVALDVRALKAKSISLHWEFMFTRSMFVTSDIIEQHNLLTRVAALLDQGVLKTTLGEHYGTINAGNLRRAHALLETGRAVGKIVLEGF from the coding sequence ATGAAAGCTATTGCTATTACTCGCGCCGCAAAAGACGGCAGCAACATTGATGCACTGCAGGACATTACGCTGCCGAAGCCCGTTGCTCAGGGCCATGACATTCTGGTGGCGGTGAACGCCATTTCCGTTAACCCCGTTGATACCAAAGTCCGCAGTGGCTTTAGCGGCGACGCACCCCGCGTGCTGGGCTGGGATGCAGTAGGTACCGTTGTGGAAGTCGGTGAGGCGGTAACGCTTTTCAAACCGGGCGATGCCGTGTGGTATGCCGGGTCGCTGACCCGCCCGGGCAGCAACAGTGAATTTCAGCTGGTGGACGAGCGCATTGCGGCACTCAAACCTCAGTCCGTGGAAAATGCTGCTGCAGCCGCATTACCGCTGACGGCTATCACCGCCTGGGAAATGCTTTTCGACCGCCTTGGTATTCCGGAAAACGGCGGTGAAGATGATGTGTTGCTGATTGTGGGCGCGGCCGGTGGCGTAGGATCCATTCTGACCCAGCTAGCCCGCAGGCTGACAAAAGCCACGGTGATTGGCACGGCTTCTCGCCCGGAAAGCCAGAAGTGGGTGACCGAACTCGGCGCACACCACGTCATCAACCACAGCCAGCCTTTGACCGAAGAGTTGCAGCGTATTGGCATTAAGCACGTTACGCACGTTGCCAGCCTGACCAATACCGAACAGCATTATGCCCAGTTGATTGAAGCGCTGATCCCACAGGGGAAATTTGCGCTGATTGATGACCCGGTGGCGCTGGACGTCCGCGCGCTCAAGGCTAAAAGCATTTCGCTACACTGGGAATTCATGTTTACCCGCTCGATGTTTGTCACCAGCGATATTATTGAGCAGCATAATCTGCTGACGAGAGTCGCCGCGCTTCTTGACCAGGGCGTGTTAAAAACTACGCTCGGTGAACACTATGGCACAATTAACGCGGGCAACCTGCGCCGCGCCCACGCGCTGCTGGAAACCGGGCGCGCGGTGGGCAAAATCGTGCTGGAGGGCTTCTGA
- a CDS encoding LysR family transcriptional regulator — MLRLEDLALFVRAAALNSFSDTAREAGLQPAQVSTAIKRLEQNLNIRLFARSTRSLRLTPEGEAWLPYAQQVLQTLDAGYEQIQPPSDEVRGTLQIAVPSDLGRNLLLDVFQQFRSTYPALSLKLLFSDRITDVFKDPVDVAFRYGNNDDASYIALPVAPENRRVLVASPAYLARYGEPQTLADLAQHNALTFVLRGRVHNSWSFSRHGKMLQVAVKGSMMSDDAEVIHRLAVKGEGITYKSWLDVSEDVQEGRLKLLLPQYEGDSIPLNLICPHRKQLSTTVRLLHAAVKARCENAMRTLPVIEA; from the coding sequence ATGCTCAGGCTGGAAGACCTTGCGCTGTTTGTCAGGGCGGCGGCGTTAAACAGTTTTAGCGATACCGCCAGAGAAGCCGGGCTGCAGCCGGCCCAGGTCAGCACCGCCATTAAGCGCCTGGAGCAAAACCTCAATATTCGCCTTTTTGCCCGCTCAACGCGAAGCCTGCGCCTGACGCCTGAAGGTGAAGCCTGGTTGCCTTATGCCCAGCAGGTGCTGCAGACGCTGGATGCCGGGTACGAACAGATCCAGCCGCCCAGCGACGAAGTGCGTGGCACGCTACAAATCGCCGTGCCTTCAGACCTGGGGCGCAATCTCCTGCTCGACGTCTTTCAGCAATTTCGCAGCACTTACCCGGCGCTAAGCCTGAAGCTTCTGTTTTCCGATCGAATAACCGATGTGTTTAAAGACCCGGTGGATGTGGCCTTTCGCTATGGCAATAACGATGATGCGTCGTATATCGCCCTGCCGGTCGCGCCAGAAAACCGCCGCGTGCTGGTCGCTTCCCCGGCCTATCTTGCTCGCTACGGTGAACCTCAAACTCTTGCCGATCTGGCTCAGCACAATGCGCTGACGTTTGTTCTTCGGGGGCGGGTGCACAATAGCTGGTCGTTCAGCCGGCACGGCAAAATGCTGCAGGTGGCGGTGAAAGGCTCGATGATGAGCGATGATGCAGAAGTGATCCACAGGCTGGCGGTGAAAGGTGAAGGCATTACCTACAAATCCTGGCTGGACGTCAGCGAAGATGTCCAGGAAGGCCGCTTAAAGCTGCTGTTGCCGCAGTATGAAGGGGACAGCATTCCGCTGAATCTGATCTGCCCGCACCGTAAGCAGTTGTCTACTACGGTGAGGCTGTTGCATGCGGCGGTCAAGGCACGCTGCGAAAACGCGATGCGCACCCTGCCCGTTATAGAAGCTTAA